Proteins from a genomic interval of Candidatus Nomurabacteria bacterium:
- a CDS encoding efflux RND transporter permease subunit, with protein sequence MFKKKLKNENKGKLSLLQKFSLFFFKNKRFSLFAWISLLVLGLVTYTGLIQREGFPSVQVPISVVNANYFVGDKEKVDSEVSLPISNVLKSVPQIKEVSSTSTDNFANILVTYRDDVSSEEGSKLTKEKIDSTSLPTQVKVEYQTIDASKFANEYNLLVGVYSEKNNDITDTSKAAEGLATKLKEVDGVASSKVIPQLQTALDPRTGQESKIQNSFDILGVENESTGKVDFFNTVNIGVKFKEGQDALEASDNISKAIEDYVSSGSLNDFKATVSADFAPLVRSQISSLQENMLEGFVIVALISFILVSWRAGLATALTMVSVILSTVTLLYLFGVTLNVISLFALILSLGLIVDDATIISEAIDSFKDHSADRSEVVKEAIGKIARASMAGTLTTIFAFVPMLFISGILGGFIRAIPITIIISLALSLILSLSLIPFFASGFLLSKPKKTPRLNPVQKFEKYASTKLSNLIRYAGRNRKKGGFITAGFILLSLMATMVGGTYFGKAGFDIFPKEKDSTELAINVTFRPGSSIADAIEQSSEVNSIISQESEFIKQVTYSGTGTNQNASISITLTELDEREDTSVQIASRLQDSFNSLKSQGILATASSSGAGGPGGDFPLEIRVMSDNKEAASELLSEVKTKLSQEDFMTLSGKEFKVSKFLVSDTDTIIKRIDSQSYTSLSVGFDTDSSTELIETTRTFVKDNINPEDFGLPKDALVTDAGFEESNQESFKSMMIAFPIMLLGMYILLAVQFKSLLQPIFIFLAIPFSFLGVGMGLYYTNNSASFFVMLGFFALIGIALNNTILITDLANQERRKGVGRIESIARALQARFRPLLTTSITSVVALIPLALQDPFWQSLSVTLIFGLLSSTLLVILCFPYYLVAVEVLRSAGRKSIRIVRRKKK encoded by the coding sequence ATGTTCAAAAAAAAGTTAAAGAATGAGAATAAAGGAAAATTAAGTCTATTGCAAAAATTTAGTCTGTTTTTCTTTAAGAACAAAAGGTTTAGTTTGTTTGCCTGGATTTCACTGCTAGTACTAGGTCTCGTTACTTATACTGGTTTAATTCAAAGAGAAGGATTCCCAAGTGTTCAAGTCCCTATCAGTGTGGTAAACGCCAATTATTTTGTAGGTGATAAAGAAAAGGTTGATAGCGAGGTAAGCCTACCAATATCCAATGTTTTAAAAAGTGTACCACAAATAAAAGAAGTCTCTTCCACCTCTACAGATAACTTTGCCAATATATTAGTTACTTATCGGGATGATGTTAGCTCAGAAGAGGGCTCTAAATTAACTAAAGAAAAAATTGATTCAACTAGTCTACCAACTCAAGTAAAGGTTGAGTATCAAACAATCGATGCTTCTAAGTTCGCTAACGAATATAATCTTTTAGTAGGAGTTTATTCAGAAAAAAATAATGATATCACAGATACATCAAAAGCAGCAGAAGGTCTTGCGACTAAGCTTAAAGAGGTAGATGGAGTTGCTTCCTCAAAAGTTATCCCACAACTCCAAACTGCACTAGATCCAAGAACTGGTCAAGAAAGTAAGATTCAAAATAGCTTCGATATTTTAGGTGTAGAAAACGAATCGACTGGCAAAGTAGATTTCTTTAATACCGTAAATATAGGTGTTAAGTTTAAAGAAGGACAAGATGCACTTGAAGCCTCAGATAACATTTCTAAAGCTATAGAAGATTATGTAAGCTCCGGAAGCTTAAATGATTTTAAAGCAACTGTTTCTGCAGACTTTGCACCGCTAGTTCGCTCACAAATCTCTAGTTTACAAGAGAACATGCTCGAAGGCTTTGTAATTGTTGCTCTTATAAGCTTTATTTTAGTCAGTTGGAGAGCTGGATTGGCCACTGCGCTTACAATGGTAAGTGTCATACTTTCTACAGTAACTCTACTGTATTTATTTGGGGTCACATTAAATGTAATATCTCTATTTGCACTGATACTTTCTTTAGGATTAATAGTAGATGACGCGACAATCATCTCTGAAGCAATTGACTCGTTTAAGGATCATAGTGCTGATCGATCAGAGGTTGTAAAAGAAGCTATAGGTAAGATTGCTAGAGCCTCAATGGCAGGCACGTTAACAACTATATTTGCTTTCGTACCGATGCTCTTTATTAGTGGTATTCTAGGAGGATTCATAAGAGCTATACCAATTACTATTATTATATCTTTAGCTCTTTCACTAATACTTTCATTAAGTCTGATACCTTTCTTTGCCAGCGGGTTTCTACTTTCAAAACCAAAGAAGACCCCGAGACTTAATCCAGTTCAAAAGTTTGAAAAATACGCCTCTACAAAACTCTCAAATTTAATTAGATATGCAGGTAGAAATCGTAAAAAAGGAGGATTTATTACCGCCGGATTTATTCTCCTAAGCTTAATGGCCACCATGGTTGGAGGCACTTACTTCGGCAAGGCTGGATTTGATATTTTCCCTAAAGAAAAAGACAGTACAGAGCTAGCTATAAATGTAACGTTTAGGCCGGGATCTTCAATTGCGGATGCTATAGAGCAGTCATCTGAAGTAAATAGCATTATTTCGCAAGAATCAGAATTTATTAAACAAGTCACTTATTCTGGAACAGGTACAAACCAAAACGCCTCTATTTCTATTACGTTAACAGAGCTCGATGAAAGAGAGGATACATCTGTTCAAATCGCCAGTCGACTTCAAGATTCATTTAATAGTCTAAAATCTCAAGGTATATTAGCTACTGCTTCTAGCTCGGGTGCTGGTGGACCAGGCGGAGATTTCCCGCTTGAAATAAGAGTAATGAGCGATAATAAAGAGGCTGCATCTGAGCTACTATCAGAAGTAAAGACTAAGCTATCGCAGGAAGACTTTATGACTTTAAGCGGTAAAGAGTTTAAAGTGTCTAAATTCTTAGTCTCAGATACTGATACAATAATTAAGCGGATAGATAGCCAAAGCTACACATCTTTGAGCGTAGGATTTGATACTGACTCGAGTACAGAATTGATCGAAACAACAAGAACATTTGTTAAAGATAATATTAACCCAGAGGACTTTGGTTTACCAAAAGATGCTTTGGTAACTGATGCTGGATTTGAAGAGAGCAATCAGGAGTCATTTAAGTCTATGATGATTGCCTTCCCGATCATGCTACTCGGTATGTATATACTACTTGCTGTTCAATTTAAAAGCTTACTACAGCCAATTTTTATATTTTTAGCTATACCATTTAGCTTCTTAGGAGTTGGAATGGGTCTTTACTACACAAATAACTCTGCGAGCTTCTTTGTAATGCTTGGATTCTTTGCTCTAATCGGAATTGCCCTAAATAACACAATCTTGATTACTGATTTAGCCAACCAAGAAAGAAGAAAAGGAGTCGGTAGAATTGAATCTATTGCACGAGCACTACAAGCTCGCTTTAGACCTCTTCTTACAACAAGCATAACTAGTGTAGTAGCATTAATACCTTTAGCCCTACAAGATCCATTCTGGCAAAGCTTAAGTGTCACATTAATCTTCGGACTTCTCTCAAGTACACTCCTGGTAATTCTATGCTTCCCTTACTATTTAGTAGCCGTAGAAGTCCTCAGATCTGCAGGTAGAAAATCAATTAGAATAGTCAGAAGAAAAAAGAAATAA
- a CDS encoding M15 family metallopeptidase, with translation MVSKAFLRKLLVTSLIILLFSSLAYFLRSDKKNESNNTQQAQQNEDAEKKVEETKKTQLDIKSPTSQYVLVNKTYALNPEDYKPGDLVIPKVQTSSSDSRDEQSIREIIRPSLEKMLNDAKSAKLDLVMNSGFRSFKSQSFYFNNYVKQYGLEEAKKFSAEPGHSEHQTGLAFDLSYKDKKCYLEVCFGDTQAGKWLADNSYKYGFILRYPDGKTDITGYQYEPWHFRYVGKDIAKEIFEKRITYEEYLSSLSLIAL, from the coding sequence ATGGTATCAAAAGCTTTCCTACGTAAACTACTAGTTACCTCTCTGATTATTCTTCTCTTTTCATCTCTGGCTTATTTTTTAAGATCAGATAAAAAAAATGAAAGTAATAATACTCAACAAGCTCAGCAGAATGAAGATGCTGAAAAAAAGGTTGAAGAGACAAAAAAAACTCAACTTGATATAAAATCTCCTACCAGTCAGTATGTTTTAGTAAACAAAACTTATGCTCTAAATCCGGAAGATTATAAGCCCGGAGATTTAGTAATCCCTAAAGTACAAACTAGCTCAAGTGACTCCAGAGATGAGCAGTCTATTCGAGAAATTATTAGGCCTAGTTTAGAAAAAATGTTGAACGATGCAAAATCAGCTAAGTTAGACTTAGTTATGAATAGTGGCTTTAGGTCTTTTAAATCACAAAGCTTTTACTTTAATAATTATGTAAAACAATATGGTCTAGAAGAAGCTAAAAAATTCTCTGCAGAGCCAGGACACAGCGAGCATCAAACAGGCTTAGCATTTGATTTAAGCTATAAAGATAAAAAATGCTATTTGGAAGTATGTTTTGGTGATACACAAGCAGGAAAATGGCTTGCAGATAATTCTTATAAGTACGGGTTTATTTTGAGATATCCTGACGGCAAAACTGACATTACAGGATATCAATATGAGCCTTGGCACTTTAGATATGTCGGTAAAGATATTGCAAAAGAAATATTTGAAAAGAGAATAACTTACGAGGAGTATTTAAGTTCATTAAGCTTAATAGCTTTGTAG
- a CDS encoding CapA family protein codes for MKKYIPINHTKLKTLKKPKTLRNTAILLAALIVTTIILSALQSKENTANNTKAIDKPSDSTHLTDDNKSVDLAMVGDMLPHETVTNAARKSDGGYDYLKLISPELQKVFKKADLRFCNQESVSSAELAVSGYPAFNAPLDFARDINVFGCNLISTANNHAADKGLAGIKGTLNAWDKLNPLAISGMHRSVEEAEKLQVTDKNGIKIGFTAFNEFNNINLPPSETGVNMLSDYRLLDQQVKNLREKSDVVIVSVHWGSEDSHNLTSSQKEYAKKIANLGADIIIGTGPHVWQPYQEIKRTDGGTTYLWNSIGNGLNSQTKQDQLFSAVALMKISKDKDGKITISSPRVLPTYMHYIWGSGVGLTQNKLLARKNLQWTILNGSQSLIDRRNDFKTTEADQENKLKEYLANSKVEVLQSY; via the coding sequence ATGAAAAAATATATACCAATTAATCACACTAAACTTAAAACGCTCAAAAAGCCTAAAACGCTTAGAAATACTGCAATCCTACTCGCAGCTTTAATTGTTACCACTATAATTCTTTCAGCACTCCAATCGAAAGAAAACACTGCTAACAATACTAAAGCTATAGACAAGCCTTCTGATAGCACACATTTAACTGATGATAATAAAAGTGTTGATCTAGCTATGGTCGGTGATATGTTGCCTCACGAAACTGTTACAAATGCAGCAAGAAAATCTGATGGTGGCTATGATTATTTAAAACTAATTTCACCAGAACTGCAAAAAGTTTTTAAAAAAGCAGACCTAAGATTTTGTAATCAAGAATCAGTAAGTTCAGCAGAGTTAGCAGTTAGTGGCTATCCTGCTTTCAATGCACCTCTAGACTTTGCAAGAGACATTAATGTCTTCGGCTGCAACTTGATATCCACTGCGAATAATCATGCTGCTGACAAAGGCTTAGCTGGCATTAAAGGCACACTTAATGCCTGGGATAAGCTAAATCCCCTTGCTATATCAGGAATGCACAGGAGTGTTGAAGAAGCCGAAAAATTACAGGTTACAGATAAAAATGGCATAAAAATTGGATTTACTGCTTTTAATGAATTTAATAACATTAATCTTCCACCAAGTGAGACTGGTGTAAATATGCTTTCAGACTATAGGTTACTTGATCAACAGGTCAAAAACTTACGAGAAAAATCTGATGTAGTAATAGTCTCTGTCCATTGGGGGAGTGAAGACTCGCATAATCTAACATCTTCCCAAAAAGAATACGCCAAAAAGATTGCAAACTTAGGCGCAGACATAATAATTGGTACTGGTCCTCATGTTTGGCAACCTTATCAAGAGATTAAAAGAACCGATGGTGGGACTACTTATTTATGGAACTCTATTGGTAATGGCTTAAATTCTCAAACAAAGCAAGACCAACTTTTCTCCGCCGTTGCTCTGATGAAAATATCAAAAGATAAAGATGGTAAAATAACCATCTCTTCTCCCAGAGTGTTGCCAACGTACATGCACTACATATGGGGAAGTGGAGTAGGTCTTACTCAGAATAAATTATTAGCAAGAAAAAACCTTCAATGGACTATACTTAACGGATCACAGAGTCTAATAGATAGGCGGAATGATTTTAAAACTACAGAAGCAGACCAGGAGAATAAACTAAAAGAATATTTAGCAAACTCTAAAGTCGAAGTGCTACAAAGCTATTAA
- a CDS encoding PD40 domain-containing protein, translating to MAQKNFKKILTVGLATLILSVSALLVTKTNAVFKGPDPVTNGRIVFSTASGKTIMTTLPDGSSPITLFNDPDAAIVGDPVWNPNHTKVAFVMAKNGQTHIYLLDSETPNQTPTALTSGSQESGGTDPSWSPDGDYLLFARQVGSASNIFIMDAADGANQTQLTSGYTTSGRQAFDPQWSPISGSKQIVFTVADTQSTPTINSNIHTAEINSSNDALESGSDVELDGASWNASDGADKIRGEYDPQFSPDGSKVIFVRMTEGGSFTIGTALADNSSTAFTTVIPNTVTGGSVFDPAYSPDGNYVSFEPKNNLLSVGPAKVYNVATGTVAAFSSSAAELDWTYAAEGQEVPELPDVSVECTTEVGKPCTVSIPAYCTNTLETAPLHGQSVVTQADDVTQEGSLTYTPTPDSNGKYSEAEENYVHVRSDNISTASCFVKIKFTKPSGVVPNIPKTGIVGGLAGLGLAAAIAGGAIYAKEYKTKKAKKVGSEK from the coding sequence ATGGCTCAAAAGAATTTCAAGAAAATCTTAACAGTAGGATTGGCTACGCTAATACTTAGCGTGTCCGCTTTACTCGTTACAAAAACCAACGCTGTCTTTAAAGGGCCGGATCCTGTAACTAATGGTAGGATTGTTTTCTCAACAGCTAGTGGTAAGACTATTATGACGACTCTTCCAGATGGTAGTTCACCAATAACACTATTTAATGATCCAGATGCAGCGATAGTCGGAGACCCAGTATGGAACCCGAACCATACCAAAGTCGCATTTGTAATGGCTAAGAACGGCCAGACTCACATCTACTTGCTAGATTCAGAAACTCCTAATCAAACACCTACTGCATTAACTTCTGGCTCACAAGAGTCAGGTGGTACAGACCCTTCTTGGTCGCCAGATGGTGACTACTTACTATTTGCTAGACAAGTCGGTAGTGCTTCTAACATATTTATAATGGATGCTGCTGATGGAGCCAACCAAACACAATTAACATCTGGATATACAACCTCTGGGCGTCAAGCCTTTGATCCACAATGGTCGCCAATTTCTGGATCAAAACAAATAGTATTTACAGTAGCAGATACACAAAGCACTCCGACAATTAACTCAAACATCCATACCGCTGAGATTAACTCAAGTAATGATGCACTTGAAAGCGGGAGTGATGTTGAACTCGATGGAGCCAGTTGGAATGCTTCTGATGGAGCAGATAAAATACGTGGGGAGTATGATCCTCAATTCTCTCCAGACGGTTCAAAAGTAATCTTTGTTAGGATGACCGAAGGTGGGTCATTCACAATCGGTACTGCACTTGCAGATAACTCTAGCACTGCTTTCACAACCGTTATACCTAACACAGTTACTGGAGGTTCAGTATTTGACCCAGCTTATTCGCCAGATGGTAACTATGTATCCTTTGAACCAAAGAATAACTTATTAAGTGTAGGTCCGGCAAAAGTATATAATGTTGCAACTGGTACTGTAGCTGCTTTCTCATCATCAGCAGCGGAGCTAGACTGGACCTATGCTGCAGAAGGTCAAGAAGTACCTGAATTACCAGACGTTTCGGTTGAATGTACAACTGAAGTTGGTAAGCCATGTACTGTAAGTATTCCTGCATATTGTACTAATACACTAGAAACCGCTCCATTACACGGACAGAGTGTGGTAACACAAGCAGATGATGTAACTCAAGAGGGTTCTCTAACTTATACTCCAACACCTGATTCTAATGGTAAATATAGCGAAGCTGAAGAAAATTATGTTCATGTAAGATCAGACAACATTAGTACTGCAAGCTGTTTTGTAAAGATTAAGTTTACTAAGCCAAGTGGAGTTGTACCTAATATTCCTAAGACTGGTATAGTTGGTGGGCTCGCCGGACTTGGTCTAGCTGCCGCAATCGCTGGTGGTGCAATTTACGCAAAAGAGTATAAAACTAAAAAAGCTAAAAAAGTTGGATCAGAGAAGTAA
- a CDS encoding YdeI/OmpD-associated family protein — translation MLSKKLKLVSSGTVHKVPPDLKETLINNPKALEVWEDITPLARNEWICLVTSGKQVETRIRRLERTRSQLNKGQRRPCCWAGCPHRSK, via the coding sequence ATGTTATCAAAAAAATTAAAGTTAGTTTCAAGCGGTACTGTACATAAGGTCCCACCAGACCTTAAAGAAACGCTGATTAATAATCCTAAAGCATTGGAGGTATGGGAAGATATAACTCCTCTAGCTCGTAATGAGTGGATATGCTTAGTTACATCTGGTAAACAGGTAGAGACTCGTATTAGAAGACTCGAGAGAACTCGCTCTCAGCTAAATAAAGGTCAACGTAGACCGTGCTGCTGGGCTGGATGTCCTCATCGTAGTAAATAG
- the heR gene encoding heliorhodopsin HeR — MKKVTTQRLVRFNAIMSLLHAVQAGLILVLSKSFSLPISGSFLKFNESTQNLDPASKVLFNLSLPALIFSFFVLSSLAHLFIATVYKDKYQHDLNKGINKVRWIEYSFSASIMIVAISLLVGIYDLGSLIMLFGLTAVMNLCGLVMEVHNQTTQKTNWLSYYVGCIAGAIPWVVIALYLALGASDGSKAPAFVYWIFVSIFLFFNCFAVNMVLQYKKIGPWKNYLYGERAYIILSLVAKSLLAWQVFAGTLRP, encoded by the coding sequence ATGAAAAAAGTCACCACCCAAAGATTAGTCAGATTTAATGCAATTATGTCATTACTGCATGCTGTGCAGGCTGGTTTGATCTTAGTATTAAGTAAAAGTTTTTCTCTACCGATTAGTGGAAGTTTCTTAAAGTTTAACGAAAGTACCCAAAATCTAGATCCTGCAAGCAAAGTATTATTTAACTTATCTCTCCCTGCTCTAATTTTTTCATTTTTTGTTTTATCATCACTAGCGCATCTTTTTATAGCTACTGTTTATAAGGATAAATACCAACATGATTTAAACAAAGGGATAAATAAGGTTAGATGGATAGAATACTCTTTTTCTGCGAGTATTATGATCGTCGCAATAAGTTTACTTGTAGGAATCTACGACCTCGGTAGCCTAATTATGCTCTTTGGCTTAACTGCTGTTATGAACTTATGTGGATTAGTTATGGAAGTCCATAACCAGACTACACAAAAAACAAATTGGCTTAGTTATTATGTCGGCTGTATAGCCGGAGCAATTCCTTGGGTGGTAATCGCCCTCTACTTGGCTCTTGGCGCATCAGATGGAAGCAAAGCCCCAGCTTTTGTTTATTGGATCTTCGTTTCGATCTTCCTCTTCTTTAACTGTTTTGCGGTCAATATGGTTCTTCAGTATAAAAAAATAGGGCCATGGAAAAACTATTTATATGGTGAGCGAGCTTATATTATCTTAAGCTTAGTGGCAAAATCATTACTAGCTTGGCAGGTTTTTGCTGGAACCCTAAGACCTTAA
- a CDS encoding PD40 domain-containing protein, with translation MKKEYRVKIALFSIILLILNLVLIPKKTNAVTEQKILYVGVNKESQNKAAVFTMNKDGSDKKDLTGIDGPSAASFPLWSPDGSKIAYLDFSDLGTRLMVMDREGSNKVVASGEGVLSSDEPIISHFTWNKDSSKIFFSSVNANYLNQSSPTLSEGAVKVFSTGTDGSNPTQIAYYEPSSTSEYLRARVEYDNKHNKLVVTLVSSSRAYGGGGRYSSWESISINPDGSGIPQQLVSGTDGDIISFSASPSGSKILYSQEKYIGDGVSSPTVNDFQYPLAILDTDTLNVSTIPGNYALWIYGSLPWAQSEDKIFTSTAQFGGPYTDQKVLSLDGTALNNISLPGTRNYPTGQFVDNDKRLLLSVITDSNASNPNDAYIALYDINSGQVADLSSGGDIGEYYASISSLELGSSSPEPVFTDPPKPPKTGILSWVGLALIVSLSLLTLSGHTIARRISRRIHNTSER, from the coding sequence ATGAAAAAAGAATACAGAGTAAAAATTGCGCTATTTTCAATTATATTATTAATCCTCAATTTAGTACTTATACCTAAAAAAACTAACGCTGTAACCGAGCAAAAAATTTTATACGTTGGTGTTAACAAAGAAAGTCAGAATAAGGCGGCCGTTTTTACGATGAATAAAGACGGCAGTGATAAAAAAGATTTAACCGGAATTGATGGTCCAAGCGCAGCGAGCTTCCCGCTTTGGTCTCCAGACGGTAGCAAAATAGCATATCTTGATTTTAGTGACCTAGGGACTAGGCTTATGGTTATGGATCGTGAAGGTTCGAATAAAGTTGTAGCAAGTGGAGAAGGAGTATTAAGTTCTGATGAACCAATAATATCTCATTTTACCTGGAATAAGGACTCCTCAAAAATATTTTTTAGTAGCGTAAATGCAAATTATCTCAATCAATCTAGCCCTACGCTATCAGAAGGAGCAGTTAAGGTTTTTTCTACAGGCACGGATGGTTCTAACCCAACGCAAATAGCGTACTATGAGCCTAGTTCAACTAGCGAGTATTTAAGAGCCAGAGTTGAGTATGATAATAAGCATAACAAATTAGTAGTTACACTCGTAAGTTCAAGTAGAGCTTATGGAGGAGGAGGAAGGTACTCTAGTTGGGAAAGCATATCTATAAACCCAGATGGGTCAGGAATCCCTCAACAGTTAGTTAGTGGCACAGATGGAGATATTATTAGTTTTAGTGCTTCTCCTAGTGGCAGTAAAATTCTATACAGTCAAGAAAAATATATAGGCGATGGCGTTAGTAGTCCAACAGTAAATGACTTTCAATACCCATTAGCTATACTGGACACAGATACTTTGAATGTTAGTACAATACCTGGCAATTATGCTCTATGGATATATGGATCTTTACCTTGGGCTCAGTCAGAAGATAAAATTTTTACTTCCACTGCTCAGTTTGGCGGTCCATATACTGATCAAAAAGTGCTAAGTTTAGATGGTACAGCATTAAATAACATATCATTACCTGGAACAAGGAACTATCCTACAGGACAGTTTGTTGATAATGATAAAAGATTACTTTTATCTGTAATAACCGACTCTAATGCTAGTAACCCCAACGATGCTTATATTGCGTTATACGATATTAACTCTGGTCAAGTTGCAGATTTAAGTAGTGGAGGCGATATCGGAGAATACTATGCAAGCATATCATCTCTGGAGCTTGGTAGCTCAAGTCCAGAGCCTGTCTTTACTGACCCGCCAAAGCCGCCAAAGACCGGAATACTAAGTTGGGTAGGACTTGCTCTTATAGTTTCTCTTAGTTTACTTACTCTGAGCGGTCACACAATTGCCAGAAGGATATCTAGACGAATACACAATACTAGTGAGCGGTAG
- a CDS encoding right-handed parallel beta-helix repeat-containing protein, with amino-acid sequence MSSTNAFKKILIFLVVLIAYVTFHALNSFANAPVITYNIASGDDVVQVNGNCSLTEAIQNVNTSSYTSAPNADCPHRGLNQVIVFVLPSGTITLNQSLPIIKAPVSILGQGAQNSIINGSGLSTSIVVQDDENQGQALNYKDFSVKNIQIEPNQVFDGCLFILKKYATAINFENLAFEDCGGNSLGLAALPGYTNFSTRINNIKVSSPNGDLEPSLDSGIFVYGAYNIEISNVSVTDKPIGIFIWGTGLLSNAESNIQITNTTLYKNIVGLTAYSENNEYGSSNQSLSMINNTIYSNFGYGLGFGANSNTSPNGGDQLEVDLINNIIAGNKLEYNEANQPTFNNCVIGNVLQGDSQGEVNVTSGGNNLTESNCLSVLSANNNDVIYPDLDSSGPLTVTKMSETFGLFGNYGGLVDTLPITSSSRALDAGRPIDNVQYDARGLPRVVGSAIDIGAFELGEGEVIQPDPDPPIPNPIDPILEVKTLPLVARTGVIFSTIIILTTLLGLSFLSLKYLIKKRGGSLSEK; translated from the coding sequence ATGAGTAGTACTAACGCTTTTAAAAAAATACTCATTTTTTTGGTAGTACTTATAGCCTACGTCACCTTTCATGCCCTCAACTCGTTTGCTAACGCTCCAGTAATTACTTACAATATCGCCAGCGGTGATGATGTTGTTCAGGTAAACGGCAACTGCTCACTAACTGAAGCAATTCAGAATGTGAATACAAGCTCTTATACTTCTGCTCCGAATGCAGACTGCCCCCATAGAGGATTGAATCAAGTCATTGTATTTGTACTACCTTCTGGAACTATAACCTTAAACCAGTCCCTTCCGATAATAAAAGCTCCTGTAAGTATACTGGGTCAGGGAGCTCAAAATTCAATAATTAACGGTTCAGGTCTATCGACTTCAATAGTTGTTCAGGATGACGAAAACCAAGGCCAAGCACTAAATTATAAAGATTTTAGTGTTAAAAATATTCAAATTGAGCCAAACCAAGTCTTTGATGGTTGTCTTTTTATTCTAAAAAAATATGCTACAGCGATAAACTTTGAAAATCTAGCCTTTGAAGATTGCGGAGGAAACAGTCTTGGTCTCGCCGCATTGCCAGGCTACACAAACTTTTCTACACGCATCAATAATATAAAGGTATCCTCTCCGAATGGTGATCTAGAGCCTAGTTTAGATTCTGGGATATTTGTCTATGGAGCTTATAATATTGAAATTAGTAACGTATCTGTAACTGATAAACCAATTGGTATCTTTATATGGGGCACAGGCTTATTGAGTAATGCCGAATCGAACATACAAATAACTAATACAACTCTTTATAAAAATATAGTTGGACTTACTGCATATTCAGAAAATAACGAATACGGCAGTTCGAATCAAAGCCTTTCGATGATTAACAATACAATCTACAGTAATTTTGGCTATGGGTTAGGCTTTGGGGCAAACTCGAATACCTCTCCGAATGGTGGCGACCAATTAGAAGTTGACCTTATTAATAATATTATTGCCGGTAACAAACTAGAATATAATGAAGCCAATCAACCAACATTTAATAATTGTGTTATAGGTAATGTGCTTCAAGGAGATTCTCAAGGTGAGGTGAACGTAACTTCTGGAGGTAACAATCTAACTGAATCAAACTGCCTATCGGTCCTTTCTGCAAATAACAATGACGTGATATACCCTGATTTAGATAGTTCCGGACCATTAACAGTCACTAAAATGAGTGAAACTTTTGGTCTCTTTGGTAATTATGGTGGCCTAGTTGATACTCTACCTATTACTTCAAGCTCTAGAGCTTTAGACGCAGGTAGGCCAATAGATAACGTCCAGTATGATGCCAGGGGCCTTCCCAGGGTTGTTGGAAGTGCAATTGACATTGGAGCCTTTGAGTTAGGTGAAGGTGAGGTAATTCAACCCGACCCCGATCCGCCCATACCAAACCCAATAGACCCAATCTTAGAGGTAAAAACACTTCCTTTGGTGGCTCGAACTGGAGTAATCTTTTCTACTATAATTATTCTCACCACACTCTTAGGTTTATCTTTTCTTTCGCTCAAGTATCTTATTAAGAAGAGGGGCGGTTCACTTAGTGAGAAATAG
- a CDS encoding site-2 protease family protein — protein MNLTFTEIIIAVGVLAFSISIHESVHSIVAYFLGDRTSHSMGRFSLNPIHHIDPLTTVALPLILMIAGAPPFAAAKPVPINTHSLKGAEWGMALVGLAGPLSNLILAFVSSFILNTTQPVAGTQQTILVFLVSINIGLAVFNMIPFPPLDGSRVLYAIAPDFLRDIMLKIEQFGFSAILLFMFVFYPLISSYLLSINRWILDLFL, from the coding sequence ATGAACCTGACTTTTACAGAAATTATTATTGCCGTAGGTGTCCTTGCTTTTTCTATTAGCATTCATGAGAGCGTGCACAGTATTGTTGCTTACTTTTTGGGTGATAGGACATCTCATAGCATGGGAAGATTTAGTCTAAATCCTATACATCATATAGATCCATTAACAACAGTAGCCCTTCCTTTGATTCTGATGATTGCAGGGGCTCCACCTTTTGCCGCCGCTAAGCCTGTACCTATTAACACTCATAGTTTAAAAGGTGCAGAATGGGGTATGGCTCTTGTTGGACTTGCGGGACCACTTTCTAACTTGATATTAGCTTTTGTAAGTAGTTTTATCTTAAATACTACTCAGCCAGTTGCAGGAACGCAGCAAACTATTTTAGTATTTTTAGTAAGTATTAACATAGGTTTGGCGGTATTCAATATGATCCCTTTTCCTCCACTTGATGGATCAAGAGTTTTATATGCAATAGCTCCCGATTTTTTAAGGGATATCATGCTAAAGATCGAACAGTTTGGCTTTAGTGCAATCTTGTTATTTATGTTTGTTTTTTACCCTCTGATTAGCTCGTACCTTCTTTCAATAAATAGATGGATACTAGACTTATTCTTATAG